The genomic segment tatatatatatatatatatatataaaatcagaGTTTTCTGCTAGATTTAGTAAGTTCCTGCCTAAATGACATTCTAAAAAAGGAAATAAACGAAAAATGTGGTAagatatattataataaatatttaaatatatttaattcattattaaaattgtatattaatgtTTGTGTGCATAACTTCTTGAAAATTGAATCTCTTTTTGGATTTacaaaacaaattaaattacatttcaaatttcaaatccaaaaattaaatttcattatgggaattataaatcaaattcaaattgttattcaaaatttaaatatgaattttgaaattttgaaacatGTTTCAAAAATTGTGCTGCGTTGAcacattttattaatttaaaattaatgacacatatatagatataaggttattataattaaaaaaattcatctaTATTTTAGATGAActattttttaatttgattttatttttgagatctaatatatttatttcaatgatagtataaaattatttttctctttAATATATCAACTTTAATCTTAGACCAACAATTCCCGAATTAATATAgatgattaaaaattaattgTATTTCGATTTAATATAAACtaccatttttattatttttttatccaggcaaaataataaaaacaagaaaaaattgttaattaacatatttagaattaaaatatatgtatgGAATTTGACATACTCAACAGGCCAATTTTGTTAGTTAAATTACTTCAAGACCAAAATTGATTATGAAGTTGTATAGTAGGCTATTGTTAATAATCcatgttaaataaatttatattaagtaccaattactattttttttttttacttgaaTACATTTATCTTGTGAGTTATGATTATAAATGTTTCTTTTAGAATTagttccatttattttaaatattttttgttgtaaATATTTAAACAGAAAATATGGATTTGAGATCCAGAGTATCTCAACAATTTAGTTTTCATGGTTCATTTAAGATGCTGATTTCAACATCAATATCTCTGTTAAGTGATATTACAAATGGtatgattttttaattaaataaagtaTTTTATCTCTAACATAAGTCATTCTCTTGGATTATGCAATGACACTAGATTGATCGTGACAAGGCTTGAAAACCATGTTTTGGAAGGAAAAAATCTTACTGGAAGTATGGAGTTCATAAAGTGCTTATTCCAAGAACGTCATTGACGTCTTCTGATCTAAGGCTtccttttaaatttcaacaaagACAGTGAATATCATTTGATAATATCATATGCAATGACAATCAACAAAAGTCAGGGGCAATCATTGTCTCATGTATGACTTTTTCGAAGAACACTGTTTTTAGTCATAGTCAGTTATATGTTGCTGTATCCAGAGTCACGAATCCTAAggatctaaaaattttgatatgtgATAGTGATAGCAACCCGAAAAATATTTAAGGAagtttatcaaaatttttaatttgtttttgttttctaattatatgatctataatccatttagtttatttgtattttaatttaaattatttattgaattaaaatcaattaaaagtttgtatcatgtttatcattttattttgttacagTTATTGTTTTCTACATAGTACATAAATTTATATATGAGTACAATATTATTGATAAACACATTATGTCATTCATTGTTTAATACAAGCGTGATATTAATTTTCAgccgaaataaaaaaaatgactcTTTTATTCAATGTTTCATCTATTATGAAAGTCACGTTATAGGGAAAAATAAACAGATTATCATacatattaattttaataatcaattagataaaataatcaaGCAAAAGACATGGAAGAAAATAAGAGAGCAAGAAGAAAAGGTACACTATCAAATTTAGCGTGTACTTGCTAATTAATTAccaatatttattatatgtgCATCACTTTCAATGTTATTGAAAATATAGTAACATATAATTAATTTGTATCAGTAcaaaatattaaacaaaaatttatcAATATGTATCGAAAGATAGAGATCGCGagaaaatcatattaaaatagttacaatatttttatttttttaatactgGGAAAATGCAGTCGTTATCTTTTTTGGTGTGTTCTGGGTAAAGTCAAAGAAAATGCTGTAGTTTACAAACCATCGTTAATCAAGTAAATTATATTGAACAAGTCTTGTAGTACTGCATATCATACCATCAGAACTACAGCTTGGACAGTTGCAATGATTAATTGAATCATAACCAATCTGCTTTCACATTTAATACACAGCTCGTTTTCCTATTATAATAATGAGGGACAAAGAGAATGGATAGGTGTAACGCCACTcttgatcaaaccaaagaatcGAAGATTtaataatagaagaaatacgATGAAATggtcaaagaaagaaaaaaaaactaatcGATTGTAATCTTTGTAGTTGGCAGAGTTTGGTTCTTGGGGGATATCTATTGTTTCTGTATGAGGTGGGAGGAGCTTGCAGAACTTCCTTTCTGGCAGGAAATCGCGGTAGGCGAGGCTGGAGATGTTGGCGATGGCGGAGACATAGAGAGTGTTGTCCTATACACCACAGGAATGGGAGAAATGACCTCTGTAAATTCTTCACTTCCCTCATCAAGGTACACAACATCCTGCATTGTGAGTTGGTGATACTCCACAATCTCCCTCAAGAAGCGGTTCTCGCGAGCATACACGGAATTTTCGTGAGCCAGTCGAGCCTTCTCGGCCAATAGTGTCTCCAGTTGAAAGCGTATCTGGGCATAAAGTTTTGAATTTCAAGTTACGAATTATAGATCAACTGAATACGTCGAGTTAGTCTTTGATTCATTTAGTCCGTCCATGCGCAAGTCTTTGAGTTCTAAAAGGGAACAAATGAAGATACCATATCATCATCAGCAGGATTAACTCCTTTGTCGCGAGCCTCTCTAAGGATTCTATTCTCTTCTTCAAGCTGAGAGCACCGCTCCTTTGAGAAAGTGAGGTCTGCTTTAAGTGTTTTCAGCTCTCGCAAAAGTAGTTTCGCTTTGGCAGCTGTCGCCATTGCCACCTGCAAAATTGTAGTGTACAATGAATTTCAACACTGGCAAAGCAAGAAAAATCCAACAAATTGAAGCATAAGATAATTCACCCTGTATCTTTTTTTACTGTGTTTCAAATGAGTCTCCAAAAACCCAAGTTTATATATCGTTTAAACAAATATTGGATTTACATTTTGATTTTTTGATGTTGAAGTTAAATATTCAGGTCAAATCTAATAAATCAAAGTCAGCATATATACAGTGCTTGGATTATgatactttaattaattgtttattagaaacgCCTCTTCTGTTGTATGAAACAAGTAGTATATATGCAACTTATATTTGTCACTCTGAGGTAATGGAACTGATACTTAACGGCTCACTTTTCCTGCTCTTAAACAGAAACATAATACTACAATTTAAGCAGACCAAAGATATGGCAACCTTACGTCGCGAGATGCCTTGAGCTGATCTTCTTGGCTGGTTTGATTTGGCGATTCCGTTAGTTGCTTCCATGAACCAGGTGCACCCGATTCAAAGTTGAGTTCCTCCAAATTGATTCCTTTTTTTCTTAGCTGTAGTTTCCGAGTTTCTTGGATTAAATCTGCTGTCTTGTTTTCAACAATGGTGCGTCCTTCCTGAAAACCATGAGAAATAGATGTGGGCTTATAAATAAACTTAGGAATCTTTAAGGGCATCTATTCCCTAGCTAGAATGGTGAAATTAAACCAAGAAAACGACATTTGCTATGGTATTTTTGTTGTTGATATCATTTCAACTCTAAGATTGCAACCAAAGAATGTCAAATAGAAAATTAGATGGTGTATGAATGTCATTTCCGGATAAAGTATTCATCTTTGTTTCTAACAAAACCAGATAAAAACTTCTGACGTTggattctgatatctacaaGGGTCACATGCATAAACAGAGAACAACTGGTCTAATCTGACCTCGAAAGCATTCCCAATGGAGTCACCAATGCGGTTCATCGAAGATGCAAGTGCGTCCAGTCTCTTACGCAGTGTAGGATTGTCCAGCCTTGTAGACATTTCAGCCTACATAATTACAGgaggaaaaaaaacaaaagacgTGATCACAGCATGATTTTGACGCTTAGCCAACTACCTCGGAATACGTATAAAACTATGTGGCTTCAAAAACAAATGAAGATAGCATGTCAGTCCACCTTAACTCGGAAGAGCTAGATGTGATTGTTCACCTGTTCAATCCTAGAGGAATTTAACATTTCTGGCCATGTTACGCTATCGCTATGATATTTGGAATGATGGGCATTTTCATCCTCAAGAATTGACTTAGCTTTTCTAGCTAGAACACCCCAAAGGCCGCCGTCTTCGTTCGAACTCCCCATTGATGTGTAATCATATGCATGACCTCCCCCCTATTTATATAAACGACATCAATAAAACACACATATATTAAGGGACCAAAACTCCATCTGCCTCCATGTATACATAATGTACATATCAGGATTGAtttttatatgtattatatCAAGAGAATTGAACCTTGGGGTGGTCTTTGAAGCGAGATGAGTCAGAATTCGCGGCGGATGCCTTTAAGGCCTGAGCCGCCAGCGAAGAGGACGTTGTGTACACATCTCCATCTTCGTCCGACGGCAGCACGTAGGTGGATGATCTTCCCATACCATGTCTTCTTCTATACGCCATCGATCCTTGTATATATTCTCTTGGTTATAATTTCCCACCTGAAACTCGACGATTGGGCGACTCCTGGGATCCAGATCAACCATCAACTCCTCGACCACGATCCAAACAAATGCAGCTTCGACAGGAAGAGAAATGGATGCGATGAGAGTGCACGCACGTCGTAGGTTACGTGCTTCCTTGTTAACAAACTATCATCCTGATTTTATGTTGCTCTCCactaatacatttttattttctctaaataatatttgttagtccactaaaaatattctgaaaaatatgGATAATACAAGTACCCGTAAGCATAAAATCATGTAATGACAGTGGTGAAATtgcttgttttttttattttatttctaaataAGTCAAAATAGAATAGAAGGCTTCCATTcacattgaaatatttgattgaatttgattccaaattcatatataaaatacacttttcttttaaaatgttttttaaatttaaaagaaacTAATAAAGAaggtatgtatgtatgtatacatATTTGTCCTTTTTTTATTACTAGTTTTAAAATTTGGTTGTTTcatgtttgaaagattttgaagaatatgtgttcaaatttaaaagaaaagttTCCtgctaaaattattattatttccacccacgttttattattattattattattattattattattattattattattattattattattatgcctcAGATGTTATTTACGGATGCATATGAAGTTTGTGATAAAACTAATAGTGGCCAGTGACCTGTTTTCAGCTTTATATGTAGAATTTAGCTAGAATTATGCGAGTATAGATTGTATTAAATACATATGTGCATATTATAtgtaaaattatggaaaaaaaatgATCAAGATTTTAgcataacaataaaaaaaattgcaaaagtAGTATTGGGTTAGGAAATTGAGGTCCGGGGTCTCATAATTATACAcatctttttattgcttttctCACTATTTCACATTTGCTATATTAATACATACTTGCATAATTTTactgaatttaatttttaacaaataaTCGATCTTTCGATATTTAGTTTGAGTATATTTCGATACATGactactgtggggacccggacgctaatcatcatcttaatcatctttgggatttaattatcaattaagataaacagggtctaaattttttttttttttaatgcaagtgcggaaggtaatggaatcaatctattatacaatcggtataataatacaaatcttgtacaacaattattcaactagtctaaggttcaactactaaattcaagtattaaaccaggTCTACAATaggtccggaatcaccactctaaactcgtcttctctcatcatcttcttgaccctgatcctgccccacctgttgtcatgcacacatacaaaacaagacaacagccggataactccggtgagactaaatcccagtataaacaatgtatacatgcaggtaactgaattaacataaaagcatgaattatatcttatcacatgtagcataatcaaacaacatgtatcaataccagtctgtaaataaagcATGAATCGTCATCTacgaacataaatcaatacggatctgtacatcaagttctagtctcgatatctaagactcgactcatctctcattctaatctagggatcccgatctaatttagactttggtatgctgtatcgaatgtctacaatagacgtcgctctacatctaagctcatcgatacaccgtaagtctagagtctacgcggttctgacaaagactcggcggttctgccctagctaagctgatctgccctagactcaagctctggctctgctataattcaataggctaaacatatcaatctgataaactgcaaatatcaatgcaataaagtaaagtatgtgattttgggaaactcaagtcaaacctaactcgagttgtgcaatcccgaatcaacatttatttatacctttgtcttcccggtctgacgaagacgaagtcttgtattctgatctgtccatacccaatctggcaatgacaatcgtataattacaatatcagtatataactcaattcaaaacctgttctgatcaatactcaaatcagtagatatatctgatccatatctgaacaaggtacaatctaattcatatcaatgatatcacgatacaatcgaaatcattactgaatctgatcaatttaaatcaactgatgtttcgatggcataatgatacagtctcgataaccccgtcaatctcaacatcacagagatactaccagaattcataatcaataccaatacaattcctaatctctatatcggtacacttaagatcagtgataactcaattctgatatcaaatctcaatcaattcaactctgaaaatcatagcaatttcataaacagtctattctttaatctgacttcgattctatgatgtctaacatgtcaagaacatcacatatgaattccatttaattctgacaacatcataatttcagaacatgtctaaacgtaacaaaacttatgtccagttatagcctgagtcgataggaacacagtactgaagtcggattcaaaatcggacggacggatttctcacaaaaggtgTAAGGATTTTCATTCTTTTTCCCGAACCCTTTTCTCGATTCTTACCTTTTCTGAACGGATGAAGactcatatgtatatatatatatatatatatatatatatattgcatgcaacCATAAGATACGTGGCATGATTTTTCATAAaccacgtctcgcgctcgggcggacataaagttccgcccgggcgcgcaacTCTCGGCCCTCCTGCGTAATTcagtcgcgctcgggcggacaaggacttccgcccgggcgcgaagtGTTCGACTTTCTTGCTCactcattggcgctcgggcggtaactctttaccgctcgggcgcaacAGGTTCTGTCCGGGTGGTGTTCTTactgaacactggcgctcgggcggtcattttctaccgctcgggcgccagacgttctgcccaaaatcttggcTCACAATGCAACGACGCCCGGCTTCTTCATTCAAGTTCGTATAACCTCAATCATGTCAATTAATCACTTCTGATttcagtaattaaatctcgggccttacatttctccccctcttagatctgagtttgtcatcgaactcgcaagtaatcaattcagatatatcagaagaaatatatacagagtttaaataataaactcatctcaatgaaactgttctgaaatctcaatctcatatcaaATTCTATTTCTAAAAATAGCTCTGATAAAGTCAATCtcgcaatactggctatacaacatccgtatataccgaACCACAGCTCATAGCAATTCATCACCATCAGCTGCTATCAAATCTGTTCATTccattcaaggatatattaaatcttcagcctcgaataccaatcgtcaccattcGATGTTGGCATATTatgtctgtctggtctgagctatcttcattcttttctgaattagcTATCTTTTCTTGGTCATATTTCTGACCATATCGgatcctatctcaggtatctccgagatattattcttgtACCAAAGgcatctgcagtactcactgtacaatgtctcatctgtaactatctcaatactcgtttgatagctatcattatacaataattcataaagtgacaagacatcaggtcactagtgccaaaatccagcactacagttcctgaatatcttccagtatctagatagttcattccaactatccgtcaatctataaaccatagataaaatcatgcaaaatcacaatctgatatactctacttcggcattctagttattctgaccatttttctgacatcgatctgtgtcatttggtcatgtttgtacgctATCTGGTATAAACTAATAAAtctagattgaacaatctgtcaatcataatcatattacatcacaatctggaaagtattacaatgatctcattacgaaaatcatcgaaatatactccccatg from the Primulina tabacum isolate GXHZ01 chromosome 16, ASM2559414v2, whole genome shotgun sequence genome contains:
- the LOC142529330 gene encoding uncharacterized protein LOC142529330; this encodes MAYRRRHGMGRSSTYVLPSDEDGDVYTTSSSLAAQALKASAANSDSSRFKDHPKGGGHAYDYTSMGSSNEDGGLWGVLARKAKSILEDENAHHSKYHSDSVTWPEMLNSSRIEQAEMSTRLDNPTLRKRLDALASSMNRIGDSIGNAFEEGRTIVENKTADLIQETRKLQLRKKGINLEELNFESGAPGSWKQLTESPNQTSQEDQLKASRDVAMATAAKAKLLLRELKTLKADLTFSKERCSQLEEENRILREARDKGVNPADDDMIRFQLETLLAEKARLAHENSVYARENRFLREIVEYHQLTMQDVVYLDEGSEEFTEVISPIPVVYRTTLSMSPPSPTSPASPTAISCQKGSSASSSHLIQKQ